ATCAaaatcatttcactgtaaagaaGTTTAGACATAAGGTGAATCAGAGAAGAAAATGCATCACCGAGAGCagaggtctataacagccaatcacagttatagagaaaCCTCAAGATTCAAAGCAAGAAATTCCAACTGTTCACAAATATTTTCAGACTTTAACACAGTTACAAGGAATTTAGTCTTTAGATATATAGCCACACCCCCACCTTTCTTAACTTGATCAGTGCGATACACATTGTAACCATTTATACAAATATCATTATCAAGAACAGACTTGCTGAGCCAGGTTTCCGAAAACACAATTACATCAGCATCCGTTGATATAGCCCAAATCCTAACGCCAGGCtgctgtcacggttttcatatggtgaaggagagtcggaacaaactgcagcgtgtcgattgcgatccatgtttatttaaacaaacgtaaacacgaacactacaaaataaaCTAAACGAAAAccgcctatacttgtgtcaactaacatcgaacaaggacatcaagacactcaggacaatcacccacaatacaaccaaagaatatggctgcctaaatatggttcccaatcagagacaacgataaacacctgcctctgattgagaaccacttcagacagccatagacactcctagaacaccccactaagctacaatcccactaagctacacaccacatacaaaaacccatgtcacaccctggcctgaccaaatacatgaagaaaaacacaaaatactacgaccagggcgtgacagaacccccctaaggtgcggactcccgaacgcacctcaaatcaatagggagggtccgggtgggtgtctgtccatggtggcggctccggcgcgggacgtggaccccactcagtaaatgtcttagtcccctctccttgcgtccctagatagtccacactcgccgccaaccatggcctagtattcctcacccagaaccccactagactgaggagcagatcgggactgaggtgaagctcgggactgaggggacgctcaggagtgaaaagaagctcgggactgaggggacgctcaggagtgaaaagaagctcaggagtgaaaagaagctcaggagtgaaaagaagctcaggagtgaaaagaagctcaggagtgaaaagaagctcaggagtgaaaagaagctcaggagtgaaaagaagctcaggagtgaaaggaagctcaggacagaggggctctgggctcaggcgggagactctggcagcagcgccggacaggcgggggactctggcagcagcgccggacaggcgggggactccggcagcagcgccggacaggcgggggactccggcagcagcgctggacaggcgggaccacctgcagggaggagacagagagacagcctggtgcgtggggctgccacaggaaccaccaggctggggagaccttcaggaggcttgatgttaggaggagcctgaaggaccgggctgtgggggagcactggagctctggtgcgcaaccttggcaccacttccccaggctggacaactattctagcccggaccctccagagcgcaggcacaggttgaaccgggctgtgggtaagcacgggagatctagtgcttactacacgcacctctcccttaggctccactcccacatttgcccagcacgagcggagcgcaggcagagggcgcactgcaccctcccagcgccccggagacacagcacgcagagccggcgcaggataacctggaccaaaactgcgtaccggcgaccagacccgctgagcaggcaccatacgccctggctcaatgcccacactcgcatggcactttcgggggggctgccctatagcgcaccgggctatgggcacgcactggcgtaaccgtgcgcttaaccgcataacacggtgcctgaccagtaatgcgctgcttataatAAGGACGAggcgtgagctcaggtctgctacctggcttagtaccacacctcgtctgccccccccaaaacattttttggggctgcctctcgtacctgtcgcactgccgtgctgcctcctcatattgccagctcctctctccggctgcctccacctgttcccatggaaggcgatcctttcccgccaggattctcctcccaggtgtagcaacccttgccgtccaatacatcctcccatgtccattactcctgtgatgctggccgctgttgttgctgctgctgctgccgtcgctgctgtttaccacgccgcttggtccgagtttggtgggtgattctgtcacggttttcatatggtgaaggagagtcggaccaaactgcagcgtgtcgattgcgatccatgtttttttaaacaaacgtaaacacgactaaacacgaacactacaaaacaataaacaaaacccgaaaacagcctatacttgtgtcaactaacatcaaacaaggacatcaagacaatcacccacaatacaaccaaagaatatggctgcctaaatatggttcccaatcagagacaacgataaacacctgcctctgattgagaaccacttcagacagccatagactctcctagaacaccccactaagctacaatcccactaagctacacaccacatacaaaaacccatgtcacaccctggcctgaccaaatacatgaagaaaaacacaaaatactacgaccagggcgtgacagctgcGTTCATTTAAATGAAAAATAATAGACTTAAAATCAAAGGGGGGTTGAAGACATTGcacatcagggccagggttaagTTGCACGTTACCTGATGTCAACCAAATAAGCATAACTAGGCACCTCTGTTTAATAGCCTTACACGGCGTCCCTTTTTTAAGAGACCTACTGCAAGCGAATTCGACAAGTGAGCTTCCAGACAATACAAAACAGTCATTTAAAACCATTACACTTTGTTAGTGACACAGGTTTGCACTGTTCACATCATGCCACAAATGCATCGGCACTTGGACGAGTGGACCGAGTGAAAAAGAGCGAGTTCCCGCAGACAATATGTCTAATGTAcgggagagcacattgtcagatgTACTCACCCATCGACAATGTTCGTTTTCTCCAGAGTTCAGTAAAGTCAGTGCATAAAGAAATACCACGAAAATTGACATTTTCTCTGCGAGATGTAAGAAATAGAGGCCAAGGAAaggtaaggggagagagggactgtgtgtatgtgtgagtctgtgtgagtTGATTGAGTGAGGGGGTCGATTGAGAGAACGGGTTGGGGATTGTTGAGCTGCCTCTGACAGCcaggaggagagtgaagaggagCAGCGTGGACGAGACACTCCGTGGAGGGAAAGCTGAGGATAGAACCCAGGCTAGTCAGAGATAAGGTTACTTTGGTAAACTTCAAGTAAAGAAGTGCAAATAGCGAGAAAATAAATGATGTATCCGGGTTGTGGGAGACACGCAATCTTTACACCAGCAAAACAAAATAGTTTGCACTACACAACAAGGATATTGTGGATTGGGTTATTAGTAGGTTCAAATCTACTAGTCACAGACAAACGACTTCACATGCTGCCATCTTGGATCGAGAAGGCATGTATATCCTTACTgagaaagagatgtagagagaaagCGATAGGAAGATAAGATGAGGGAGAGCgatgtagagagagatgcagggatgAACTTGTACAGTAGAGGTATGAATAACAGTAAATGGAGAGAGTAGAACGATACACTGTCAAACATGAATATGTATTCGGAGAACTGACATAGTAGCTCAATATTTTGACATGAAAGACTATTGAGATTCATTTtgccctctctatttctctctcttcatctcatgTCCATCCCCAccccccacaacacacacacacacacacacacctaactacccacacacacacgcctaccCACAGTCCCATCCGGCGGTCCACATGAGCGTATCGAAACCTCCTCCGCCCCACTCCCACTTCGCCCCCCCACCCAActcttccacctcctcccatctctccatccctccctcctcctccaccccatccTCCCCCGCACCTTCTCGTGCTACCTCCTCTGCTCCCAGATCTCTCCCTCCGCCCTCTCCCGTCAAGATCTCCATGCAGGAGCACTTTGCCATCAACGTGTGCCCGGGGCCCATAATGCCTATCCCACAGATCTCCGACTTCTTCCCGCGCTTCCACGACTTTCCCATGACCCCTCCCCCGCCCCGGGAGAAGAAGATCCTGAAGGAACCAGATTTCGGATTGAGCAATGGAGGGGAGATGGACGGAGAGAATAAGGAGAGGAAACCCATCGAAGAGGACCGGGGGGAAAGGCAAGAAGGGGTGGATTCGGACGACGATGATGAaagtgagtgggagggaggggggtgtggGTTTGGTGGGGTTCAGGGGTTAGGGAAAGGAAGGCCTTgggtcaagtgtgtgtgtgtgcgtgtgtgtgtgtgtgtgtgtgtgtgtgtgtgtgtgtgtgtgtgtgtgtgtgtgtgtgtgtgtgtgtgtgtgtgtgtgtgtgtgtgtgtgtgtgtgtgaatctatTTCGAAACATTCTAGCGCCAACGCAAACATTCTCAATAAGATGCCATATCCTCAATTCATCTCAATGTTTACAATAATTAAGAACATCGCCCGGTAACACGTCATTAGACAGGGTTTTAAAGAAAGAGAAGTGGGCCAAATGTTCCTTCTCACATCTCCAACAACATCCAATTAATATCGCATAGATCCCATGTTTTGTTCCAAGTATATTTCAAAGGAATGAGCAATACACAAGCACAAATTAAGTGTTTCATGGATATATGAGGACGCAGAACAGAAAGGATTAGAAATTGAGAAATCTCATTTGACAATATTATTTTTTCCAAAACGTTCCACACAACGCattcacaacacatcacaaccatTGCATATTTCCTCCTGGGTGTATTTTAGCCACAACGGTTATGCAAATGTTGGTTTTGTGCATACACTCATtaaacatatacagtgccttcagaaagtagtcataccccttgatttattccacattttgttgtgtaacaGAAGAAAGGATTCAAAATGGATGAACTAAAAAACAAATCTCACCCATATTCACACattaccacataatgacaaagtaaaaatgttacatttttgcaaatttattgaaaatgaaatacagaaatatcaaatgtacataggtattcacacccctgagtcaatacattgtAGAAGCATCTTCggcagctattacagctgtgtctttctgggtaagtctctttgCACGCAATATTTGTACATTGTTCTTTGAATTCTtgaagctctgtcaagttggttgttgaaaattgctagacagccattttcaagtcttgccatagacttTCAAGGCGAATGAAGTCAAACTGtcactcggccactcaggaacattcaatgtcgtcttggtaagcaaccctagggtatatttggccttgtgttttaggttattgtcctgcttaaaggttaattaatctcccagtgtttgGTGGAAAGCAGAATAAtcaaggttttcctctaggattttgcctgtgctttgctccattccgtttcttttttagACTGAAAAACTCCCTATTCTTAAACAATTAcaagaatacccataacatgattcagctaccactatgcttgaaaatatggagagtggtactctatctttgcagtgactgggtgcattgatacaccattcaaagtgtaattaataacttattatgtgacctttgtagcacatttttactcctgaacttatttaggcttgacataacaaaggggatgaatactttttcactcaagacatttcagcttttcattagTTTGTCAAAATTTCCAAaatacataattccactttgatattatgggatattgtgtgtaggccagtgacacaaattTCAATTTAATACATGTCAAATgaaggctataacacaacaaaatgcggaaaacggcaaggggtgtgaatacgttctgaaggcactgtgtgttTTATTACAACGATTTTGACAATCGTGTAGATCGATTGGTCAAAGTATGTGAGGCTCTAGTCAGTGTGGCTTGTGTTTCGTTTGCTTGTCTTTCTGAATGCCGTTATGGTTTGAACTGTGGGTGTTAAAATGTCAGGCGAGTTCATTAACGATGCTCCAGTTGTGATGTCATgtagtctgtttctctgtttgtctctgagtgtgtttgtgttgtgtttgacTTTGTCTCTATGAGTGTGTATGGGTATGTTTATCACAGTGTGCACAGGTGTCAAAttgtgtgtgttcgtgcatgTCTACGCACATGAACTCGATGGGGTCCGTGCGGTGATTTATGTAAATTCATGTGTATCCTAGTTAATCATCGGAAAACAAACACGGGCCTCAATATTCTTGCGGTTTAATCCCGACTCTCGAAGTCGCCATTTGTTTGTGTCAAAACCACTTTCTGGGTACATTTCTCAGTGTTAGCTGGCACTGCATGTGTTTAAGCGGAGTGATTGTGAGTCGAACATCTTCTCCACCATCATTGTCTCGCGTTCGTTGTCGCTCGCTCCGAGTTTCTCCGACAGaggggctcacacacacacacacacggacagacacacacacacaccgtgtgaTTTATTTTGCTTCCTCGGAGTAATGTTTTTTTAAGAGTGTCAGGAAAATAAGCATTGGTGTATCCAGATTCCAGAAATGTGCAGGAGGCTAGAGTTACAGGTTTCTCTGTttggggaggtggaggtggaggtggggtgggggtggggggggtggggggtgtatgTTGGTGTTTATGTTTATGTGCATGCATCTGTATGGCCATCTGTGCATGCATATGTGTTTATGTGCATGCAtctgtagcctagtggttacagcgttggactagtaaccagaaggttgcaagttcaaacccccgagctgacaaggtacaaatctgtcgttctgtccctgaacaggcagttaacccactgttcctaggctgtcattgaaaataagaatttgttcttaactgacttgcctggttaaataaagctaaaataaataaaataaataaaatggccatctgtgtgtttatgtgcatTCATCTGTATGGCCATCTGTGCATGCATATGTGTTTATGTGCATGCATCTGTATGGCCATATGTGCATGCATATGTGTTTATGTGCATTCAGTTAATTTATACACACTTTTCTTTAGGCTGTATTCACAGCCAGGGCCAAACCAACGGCCAATAATGGATTGTCTGTATCGATTGTTTTGTTTTACAGCTTATCTGGGCACCCTGGAGTTCACCCTGCTCTTCGATCACGAGAACAACTGTCTACACTGTACAATCCACAAGGCCAAGGTAAGAAACTCAACTGTTCTAATCTCCGTCAGGGGCTAGGCTTGAAAACAAGACTCCACTTACACCCCAAGCCTAAGCTAAGCCACGTCCCCTCCACACAACGCGTCAAGACTCAAAGGGAAATTGGCTTAAGCGCTATCCAATCCACTGCAAGCCTCAGGTTAGCGTTGCAGCTTCAAACGTTACTCTAGATGTCTTTTCCCTCGGAGACAGGCTTAGCTCTGACCCAGCACATCAAGCCATGAAGCCGTGAAGACAATGGTGCTTTCCTAGAAAACCCGTAAACTCTATTCGGTGAGAGATAACCGAGATTTATCTCTTAACAATGAGGCAGAGTTGAGTATTGATGTGATCCGGGCTAGAAAGATACATTTCGCATTCAGCCCACACCAGGCAAACATTCAATATATACTCCTCATGGGTATTATGGTAGACCCATTCAATAATATAACCTGACTAAAAGTGCGTCCCAAATGTTACCCCATTCGCTATAAAGTGCGCTACTTCTGACAAGCGCTATATGAGTCCctgtcaaaagttgtgcactacataGCGAATACGGTGCGATTTGGGATCCAGCCGTAATTCTGTGCTTTCCTACTACTGTAATTCCAGGGAGTTGCTATCATTTGTCCTTTTTTGGAAGGCGATTGACTATGCTTATACCCAGATAAGCACCCCAACCCAATGGAAAGCATTGGTAGTGCTGGCACACCTACATACAAACAGACTAGCTCGAGAAATGATGGACGTAGATTGAAAACGAGTTGAGTAGAATGGCATGAGACAAAATAGACAAAACAAGAGGAGAGTTGAACACCAAAGGACATAATGCTCttttgtcatgccctgaccttgtCTGGCGTACAGCCTGTGGTGTATGACTGTATGCCATGTGTATGATAGCTAAGCCTTGACcaagtgtgttctgtctgtctgtgtgtgtgtgtgtgtgtgtgtgtgtgtgtgtgtgtgtgtgtgtgtgtgtgtgtgtgtgtgtgtgtgtgtgtgtgtgtgtgtgtgtgtgtgtgtgtgtgtgtgtgtgtgtgtgtgtctgtgtgactctcactgtgtgtgtctgcatatgTGTGCGCGAGTGCGTGCGCGTGTTCATCTGTAAccatccctgtgtgtgtctctccacagGGACTAAAGGCCATGGACTCCAACGGACTGGCCGATCCATACGTCAAGCTCCACCTCCTGCCTGGAGCAAGCAAGGTCACCACAACCTCCCTATCCCTCATCATCTTCCACATTAGTGGTACCCAGTCTATTAgtcgtatgcgtgtgtgtgtgtgtgtgtgtacctttccaCTGAAACAGCTTGCCTCACAGCGAAGCGCTAAATGGTCTTACCCAAACCACCATGACGTATCGAATGGACGGGAGAGTGCTTACTGTAATCCAAAACGAATTTGAAGTACTGCAGCTTTCGATAGCATGGCACTTAAGATTCCTAGAAATGATTGCCGTACTTTCATGGACATGGTACATTTTGAAATGATTCCAGTTGTGGATAATATGTTGAATTCGGAGTGCTTCTCTGCTGTTTACGGGACAGACAATACCACCTGTGAGGTTGGTCAAAGCACTGGGCTTAATCAGTGTTTTCCATAAGCAGCGGTGGTCGGCTCAACAGACGATAACAGACTCATTATCTGTGTTCGAATACTTATAGTAACCGCACTAACTGTACTATTTGTGATGTAAATTGAGTATATAGAATGTTTATTGGTCACAGTGTGGGTATAGTTAGTGTGCCAAAAGCTCCCGGATGTCGTACTACATTCGCCAAAATATGAAGCACACAAGCAGTAGACACTATTTCCGTacttttagggcccataatgaCATTCTTCAGAAAATGGGTGTGGCTTCACATCGTTTGCAGATTTGAAGAAAACGCTGGAAAATATGCTGCCGAATTCCAACGAGAGTGGATACAAATTCATCGCTACGGCGGgtgaaatggtcagagtgaggtgttctctcatttgtgtctggaaatagctagcaagctagccaacgttagcttgaGTGCTTGACTGTCATTGTCAGGTTAGAACGCTcgaatcaaccctactcctcggcccgaGCGTCCAGTGTGAGCTCAGAGATCGAAACTCTCTAAATTTATGAACGCCCAGAGCACACTGAGTGCTCTATGGCACGCCAGATTGAATTTAAGAACACACCCAAAGCCGTAAAATATCTAGCTAGTAATTTGTTATactaacaagctagcaagaggttgcatagcaacagcatcaacttccggtagacaggTGAAGAGCTAGTACACTGAATTGAAAGGATACCGCTCGTTTACAGTAtgctaaaatgaactaatagtatatagtatgtagtattaagtatgtagtatacagtatgctggtatgggtattcgaacacagctattGTCAGCTGGCTAATTTTTTCAACTAACTAGGCTTCTTTTCATTGAAAAGTTTCAATTAGCTAGACAGAAACGTTGGTATAgtcttctcccgctagaatgaatGATGCATCTTCTAGTGATCTATTGATAGTACAGGCGCGTGTCAGTCACAAAGCGAGTGATGACTGGAAAACTGGGAAACTGCTGGTTTGTCAGTCTGCTCTTTGTTCTGCCTCGTGGTATCTGTGCTCTTCTTGTGCAGTGGTTGGCTGCAGTCAAAGTTTGGGAGAAGACAAACCAAGACGCAGGTAAAATTGCTAAATTCCAAAAACAGTTTAAAACAGCAATTACAGTAAAGAGTAAAAAAGCCAACGCTGCCTATGTCCCAGCAGCGACCTTAGCCAGCAGCCATTTTCCGGCAAACAGGAAAAGGAGTGGGGAAGTACAGATAGATCGTTAGGATCCTGTTCCTGTTGTGTCCAGTTgcggagggaggtgtttaatctcagggtccttagtttagtgttgagcttggagggcactatggtgttgaacgctgagctgtagtcaatgaacagcattcttacatagttgttccttttgtccaggtgggaaagggcagtgtggagtgcaatagagattgtgttatctgtggatctgttgggacggtgtgcaaattggagtgggtccagggtgtctgggatgatggtgttgatgtgagccatgaccagcctttcaaagcatttctgtcacgcctgctcccgctcctcctctctggcgctcaaaggcgccaggctgcccatcattacgcacacctgccaccatcattacgcacatcaGCGCTTGCTGgattcacctggactccattacctcgtTGATTGCCCCTCatgtatctgtctgtccctcGGTTAGATCCCTGTGTCAGCATTATTGCCGTAATGTCGTTTTGTTCCCCCTGTCCAGATGCTGTTCTTGTTTTGTTATATGTCCATTGTTTCATtgaatgttcactccctgtacttgcttctcgtctccagcgTCTGTCCTTACAATGTCATGGCTACAGATATGAGGGTTAttgggcaatagtcatttacacaGGTTACTTTAGCGTTCTatggcacagggactatagtggtcagcttgaaacatgtaggttttacagactgggtcagggagaggttgaaaatatcagtgaagactgATACAGCTCGTATTTGCCCTATACAGCTCATTCAGTGCGGTcatagtgccagcatcggtttgtgttggtaaatagacagctactcTCTTGGCgtatagtatggtctacagcttatcatgaggtattttAACTCGGGTGACCagaacctcaagacttccttaatattagagtgTGCGCAGCCgctgttgttaacaaaaatcCACACCACTTCCCCCCTAAACCTTACCTGACACTGCCTTGCGGACTTGACGATGCATGCGAAACCAGCTAGGTGTATATTATCCCCGTCCTGGTCCAGTTCTTCCGGGTCCCGTTGATAGGATCATCTTGAACAGAGCTCTTCCAGTTTGTTTGTTGTATGTTCACTAATAGAACTGGGGGTAGAGGCAGATTATTTATTTGCCGAATGTGGTTTTGTCAGGGTTCCCGCACGTTGGCCTCTCTTACGTCGCCTTTTCCTCTTCTGAGTCTTATAgcagtgacaaacggtgcccacaaactgttcgGGCCTACAGAAAGCTGTCCCATCAGCTGACCTTtcctttcagcaccatggagtgaatccttaccaccgctacacctggctatcaacgGGGCCTCATCTGGCAGTGAAATCGTTCagtcagcctcatttactgctttaaaaaaaaaaacatagctgatatggctgacttgcttaaataaACATGGCTACTACTGACTCCTTGTGGATTTGTGTAACTCTATAAAGAAAAAAGCATTCTCCTTCAATAATAACGAATACCGACTTTTGGACCATACACAAACATTattatatttatgttcagtaaATTCATAATGTTTATTATCACACTTAGCTCTATGTATGAGCAAGTGCTTATTCGTTCAGCACTTTCAAACTGTAAGATAAATTCAGATAGATGTTAGCTCAGATAAATTCAGATAGATGTTAGCTCAGATAAATTCAGATAGATGTTAGCTCAGATAAATTCCAGCGAGATGTTGAGGCCTTAACTTTACTCTTCTTTGtcaccacaaacacacagagagaaagagagagagagagagagagagagagagagacagagggtttgagatagatagagagatagaggcttgagatagagagagagagagagagagagagagagagagagagagagagagagagagagagagagagagagagagagagagagagagagaaaatgacgGTATCTCAGCTGTTAGCATACCATTTGAAGTATTTTATTGTGTGGTCTTAAAAGTAAGGAAAATACAATCACGGGGCTCCACTTTTATAGACAATATACTGGCGCAAAGACAGAGCATTGCACAAACAAAACAACCCTCGCAATATGAACTGGAATCACGTGAAATTTTTGTTGAACAAAAGTATTTGAATGTGAAGAGACTGTTACTGGCAAACATGGTTACAGGCCATCATCTACTATGATGGTCTGGTATATAGAGAACCACGTAAGCAAATTATAATAGGCTACACAAAGTAAGCGAAACAATGAAATGCATCATTCTAACATAGCCCAAGATGATGAATAATATACTAATCCGATAGACCTGTACATGTATAAGCAATATAACAATGGAGACTGTGACATAAGGGAATGATGAGCTGTCAAgctgtaatttcgattaagacatgaGTGAGCTGAAATGTACAgcacagaattcagaacatgggccattcttacagtattctccttgtacaccaagtcagaaccgtaggataaataacgGGGGaacataagcagacaatgaaagctcttacaatattcgatgatggacatttctccaaaaaagtacgatcttcgtccccatgtgtagttgcaaaccgtagtcaaactttttttatggcggttttggagcagtggcttcttccttgctgagcggcctttcaggctatgtcaatataggactcgttttgctgtggatatagatgcttttgtacctgtttcctccagcatcttcacaagatcctttgctgttgttctgggagtgatttagcacttttcgcaccaaactaCATTAATCTCGAgaagacagaacgcttctccttcctgagtggtatgatggctgcgtggttccattctgtttatacttgggtacttATTTTTGTaccgatgaacgtggtaccttcaggcgtttggaaattgctcccaaggatgatgcAGCCTTGTGAAGatctacacatttttttctgaggtcttagctaatttcttttgattttcccatgatgtcaagatgcaaggtaggccttgaaatacatccacaggtacacctccaattcactcaaatgatatcaattagcctatcagaagcttttaaagccatgacataattttttggaattttccaagctgtttaaaggcacaatcaatgtatgtgaacttcttacccactggaattgtgataccgtgaattataagtgaaataatctgtctgtaaataattgttgggaaaattatttgtgtcatgcacaaagtagatgtcctaaccgacttgccaaaactatagtttgttatcatgaaatttgtggagtcgttgaaaaatgactccaacctaaatgt
This genomic stretch from Oncorhynchus keta strain PuntledgeMale-10-30-2019 chromosome 29, Oket_V2, whole genome shotgun sequence harbors:
- the LOC118361847 gene encoding double C2-like domain-containing protein beta isoform X2, producing the protein MSVSKPPPPHSHFAPPPNSSTSSHLSIPPSSSTPSSPAPSRATSSAPRSLPPPSPVKISMQEHFAINVCPGPIMPIPQISDFFPRFHDFPMTPPPPREKKILKEPDFGLSNGGEMDGENKERKPIEEDRGERQEGVDSDDDDETYLGTLEFTLLFDHENNCLHCTIHKAKGLKAMDSNGLADPYVKLHLLPGASKANKLRTKTLKNTLNPVWSETLMYHGITAIDMTTKTLRLCVCDMDRLGRNEFIGEVRVALKKLSKGESKRFKMGLERITQNKDINKETVEQGTPVAEEERGRILVSLCYSPEKSCLLVGIVRCAHLAAMDSNGYSDPFVKMSLFTKFHTTSWRRKPWRSLYGTTIWG